DNA from Actinoplanes sp. SE50/110:
CCGTCGACGTCGCGCAGCCCGGCCGGCAGCTCCCAGATCTTGGCGCCGATCGCGTGCCGGTACTGCTTGATCAGCACCACCCGGCCGTCCTCGTCGAGGGCGACCACCACGACCGCGCCCTTGTTGCGGACCACGTCCCGGTGGGCGGTGCCGCCGTCGGACATCGTCACCTCGTCGGTGACCACGTCGAAGATCGCCCCCCGGTAGCGCTCGACGGTGCCGACCGTCTCGTGCTCGAAGCCCATCAACTCGCCTCGACCGGCAGCTCGTCGGCGGCCGCGTACGCGACCGCGGCCTTGATCAGACCGTCGAAGAGCGGGTGCGGGCGGGTCGGGCGGCTCTTCAGCTCCGGGTGCGCCTGGGTGGCCACGAAGTACGGGTGGGTCGCACGGTCCAGCTCGATGAACTCGACCAGCCGGCCGTCCGGGGAGGTGCCGGAGAAGATCAGGCCCGCCTGGGTGAGCTTGTCCCGGTAGTCGTTGTTCACCTCGTACCGGTGCCGGTGCCGCTCGGAGATCTCGGTCGCGCCGTACACCTCGGCGACGATCGAGCCGTCCTTCAGCCTGGCCGGGTAGGCGCCCAGCCGCATGGTGCCGCCCATGTCACCCTTGCCGGCGACGATGTCCTCCTGGTCGGCCATCGTGGAGATCACCGGGTAGGTGGCGGTCTCGTCGAACTCCAGCGAGTTCGCCCCGGCCAGACCGGCCAGGTTGCGGGCCGCGTCGATGGTCATGCACTGCAGCCCGAGGCAGAGGCCCAGGATCGGCACGCCGTTCTCCCGGGCGTACCGGGAAGTGTTGACCTTGCCTTCGATGCCGCGCACCCCGAAGCCGCCGGGGATCACGATGCCGTCGACACCCTTGAGGGCGGCGGCCGCGCCGGCCGGCGTCTCGCAGCTGTCGCTCGGCACCCAGCGGATCTGGATCTTCACGGTGTTGCCGAAACCGGCCGCGCGGATCGCCTCGGAGACCGACAGGTAGGCGTCGGGCAGGTCGACGTACTTGCCGACCAGCGCGATCGTGATCGTGCGCTTCGGGTGGTGCACCCGCTCCAGCAGGTCGTTCCACGTCTGCCAGTTGACGTCGCGGAAGGACAGACCCAGGCGGCGCACGACGTAGGCGTCCAGCCCGCCGTCGTGCAGCACCTTCGGGATGTCGTAGATGCTGGGCGCGTCCGGACAGGCGATGACCGCCTCGGCGTCGACGTCGCAGTAGAGCGCCAGCTTGTGCTTCATCTTCTCGGGGATCTCCCGGTCACTGCGGCAGATCAGGGCATCCGGCTGGATGCCGATGTTGCGCAGCGCCGCCACCGAGTGCTGGGTCGGCTTGGTCTTCAGCTCGCCGGACGGCGCCAGGTACGGCACCAGCGAGACGTGCAGGTAGAACACGTGGTCCCGGCCGACCTCGTGACGCACCTGGCGGATCGCCTCCAGGAACGGCAGCGACTCCATGTCGCCGACCGTGCCGCCGACCTCGGTGATCACCACGTCCGGGACGTTTCCGTTCTCGTCCGGGTCGGCCATCGCGAAGATCCGGCTCTTGATCTCGTTGGTGATGTGCGGGATCACCTGCACGGTGTCACCGAGGTACTCGCCGCGCCGCTCCCGGGCGATGACCGCCGAGTAGACCTGGCCGGTCGTCACGTTGGCCTTGCCGGACAGGTCACGGTCGAGGAACCGCTCGTAGTGCCCGACGTCCAGGTCGGTCTCCGCCCCGTCCTCGGTGACGAAGACCTCACCGTGCTGGAACGGGTTCATCGTCCCCGGGTCGACGTTCAGGTAAGGGTCGAGCTTCTGCATCACGACGCGCAGTCCGCGGGCGGTGAGAAGATTGCCGAGGCTGGAGGCGGTGAGGCCCTTGCCCAGCGAGGAGGCGACGCCCCCGGTGACGAAGATGTGCCGCGTGTCGCGCACTGTTGAGGCCAAGGCCCGCTCCCGTGGTCGCCTGTCGTTCCAGATCTGCAGACCGGGGCGTCCTCGCCCCATCCACGGGAATTCACCGTAACACTCATTGCCGGGCCCGCCACGTTCGGGCTGGTGGGCGTGCGTGTCAGCCGGCCCCTTCGGTCACTGTCCGTTGATCCTCGTCGGCTTTGCGCAACAACGGGCCGCCCGGCCCGTCGGTCTGACCGGGCGGCGGGGTGCGATCCGCGGCATGCAGCAGCACCCGCAACGCGGTCAGCACGGCCACCGGGACCGCGGTCGCGGCGGCCGCGCCGGCCACCCCGAGCGCGGTGCCGCCGAACACTCCGG
Protein-coding regions in this window:
- a CDS encoding CTP synthase → MASTVRDTRHIFVTGGVASSLGKGLTASSLGNLLTARGLRVVMQKLDPYLNVDPGTMNPFQHGEVFVTEDGAETDLDVGHYERFLDRDLSGKANVTTGQVYSAVIARERRGEYLGDTVQVIPHITNEIKSRIFAMADPDENGNVPDVVITEVGGTVGDMESLPFLEAIRQVRHEVGRDHVFYLHVSLVPYLAPSGELKTKPTQHSVAALRNIGIQPDALICRSDREIPEKMKHKLALYCDVDAEAVIACPDAPSIYDIPKVLHDGGLDAYVVRRLGLSFRDVNWQTWNDLLERVHHPKRTITIALVGKYVDLPDAYLSVSEAIRAAGFGNTVKIQIRWVPSDSCETPAGAAAALKGVDGIVIPGGFGVRGIEGKVNTSRYARENGVPILGLCLGLQCMTIDAARNLAGLAGANSLEFDETATYPVISTMADQEDIVAGKGDMGGTMRLGAYPARLKDGSIVAEVYGATEISERHRHRYEVNNDYRDKLTQAGLIFSGTSPDGRLVEFIELDRATHPYFVATQAHPELKSRPTRPHPLFDGLIKAAVAYAAADELPVEAS